A genome region from Vulpes lagopus strain Blue_001 chromosome 7, ASM1834538v1, whole genome shotgun sequence includes the following:
- the ACOX2 gene encoding peroxisomal acyl-coenzyme A oxidase 2 encodes MGSPVHRVSLGDTWSTQVHPDIESERYIQSFNVERLINILDGGAQNTALRRKVESIIHSDPEFSLKDNYFMTQNERYEAAVKRKCHLQTIAKRQGWPEGSPELYYSYRTLSGDLAFSIHTVFLKSLKSLGSEEQIAKWAPLCNDFQIIATYAQTELGHGTYLQGLETEATYDAATQEFVVHSPTMTATKWWPGDLGRSATHALVQAQLICSGARQGMHAFIVPIRSLQDHTPLPGVTVGDIGPKMGFHHIDHGFLRLDHVRIPRENMLSRFAQVLPDGTYLKVGSLQINYLSMVVMRVDLLLGEIIPMLQKACVIAIRYSVIRHQSSLRPSGPEVKILDYQTQQHKLLPQLATVYAFHFLASNLLKFFHSSYSAILNRDFSHLPELHALSAGIKAMVSDLCLQGTELCRRACGGHGYSKLSGLPSLVSRVTASCTYEGENTVLYLQTARFLVKNYLQAHGSLGSTSQIFLPKSTAYLTTPYQARCPAQKAADFLHAKLYTAAWAHVAARLIKDSAHHLQTLMQSGADWDEAWNQSTVLHLQAAKAHCYYISVKNFTETLDKLENEPAIQQVLKRLCDLYALHSILTNSGDFLHDGFLSGTQVDAVRTAYLNLLLLIRKDAILLTDAFDFTDHCLNSALGCYDGNVYERLFHWAQRSPTNTQGNPAYEKYIKPLLQSWRSKL; translated from the exons ATGGGCAGCCCAGTGCACCGAGTGTCCCTGGGGGATACCTGGAGCACGCAAGTGCACCCTGACATAGAGAGTGAGAGGTACATACAGTCCTTCAACGTGGAACGGCTCATCAACATCCTTGATGGAGGTGCCCAGAACACTGCACTCCGGAGGAAAGTTG AAAGTATCATCCACAGTGACCCAGAGTTTAGCCTGAAGGATAATTATTTCATGACCCAGAATGAACGTTATGAAGCCGCCGTTAAGAGGAAATGCCACCTGCAGACAATAGCAAAGCGCCAGGGCTGGCCGGAAGGCAGTCCTGAATTATATTACAGTTACAG AACCCTTTCTGGAGACCTGGCCTTCAGTATACACACGGTGTTCCTGAAATCCCTCAAGAGCCTGGGCTCGGAGGAGCAGATTGCCAAATGGGCCCCACTCTGCAACGATTTCCAGATCATCGCAACATATGCCCAGACAGAACTGGGCCACG GGACATATCTTCAGGGCCTGGAGACTGAAGCCACCTATGATGCAGCCACCCAGGAGTTTGTGGTGCACAGCCCCACGATGACGGCCACCAAATGGTGGCCTGGGGACC TGGGACGGTCCGCCACCCATGCCTTGGTCCAGGCCCAGCTGATCTGCTCAGGAGCCCGACAGGGCATGCACGCCTTTATTGTGCCCATACGgagcctccaggaccacaccccactGCCAG GAGTCACTGTTGGAGACATCGGGCCCAAGATGGGCTTTCACCACATAGACCATGGCTTTCTGCGACTGGACCATGTGCGGATCCCTAGAGAGAACATGCTGAGTCGCTTTGCACAG GTCTTGCCAGACGGCACCTACCTCAAGGTCGGATCATTACAGATCAACTACTTATCGATGGTGGTGATGCGAGTGGACCTGCTCTTGGGTGAGATCATACCCATGCTGCAGAAGGCCTGTGTCATCGCCATCCGCTACTCGGTCATCCGCCACCAGTCCAGCCTCCGGCCAAG CGGCCCAGAGGTAAAAATCCTGGACTATCAGACACAACAGCACAAACTCCTTCCTCAGTTGGCCACAGTCTACGCGTTCCACTTCCTGGCAAGCAACCTCTTGAAATTCTTCCACAGTTCCTACAGTGCCATTCTGAACAGAGACTTCAGCCACCTGCCTGAG CTTCACGCACTGAGCGCAGGAATCAAGGCCATGGTGTCAGACCTGTGCCTCCAGGGGACTGAGTTGTGCCGTCGAGCCTGCGGTGGCCATGGCTACTCGAAGCTGAGCGGCCTGCCCTCCCTGGTCAGCAGAGTGACAGCCTCCTGCACCTATGAGGGTGAGAACACCGTGCTCTACCTCCAGACGGCCAG gttTCTGGTGAAAAACTACTTGCAAGCTCATGGGTCCCTAGGCTCCACATCGCAGATATTTCTCCCCAAGTCTACTGCATACCTGACTACACCTTACCAGGCCAGGTGCCCAGCCCAGAAAGCAGCTGACTTCCTCCATGCAAAACTCTACACCGCGGCCTGGGCACACGTAGCAGCCAG GCTCATAAAGGACTCAGCGCATCACTTACAGACTCTGATGCAATCTGGAGCTGACTGGGATGAGGCCTGGAACCAGAGCACTGTCCTACACCTCCAGGCTGCTAAG GCACATTGCTACTATATCAGTGTGAAGAATTTTACAGAAACTCTGGACAAACTAGAAAACGAACCAGCAATTCAGCAGGTGCTCAAACGCCTCTGTGATCTCTATGCTTTACACAGTATCCTGACAAACTCGGGGGACTTTCTCCATGACGGCTTCCTATCTGGGACCCAAGTAGATGCGGTGAGAACAGCCTACCTGAACCTGCTCCTCCTCATCCG
- the FAM107A gene encoding actin-associated protein FAM107A isoform X3, with translation MYSEIQRERADIGSLMARPEYREWNPELIKPKKLLNPVKASRSHQELHRELLMNHRRGLGVDSKPELQRVLEHRRRNQLIKKKKEELEAKRLQCPFEQELLRRQQRLNQLENPPEKEEDHAPEFIKVRENLRRITTITSEERAL, from the exons ATGTActctgagatccagagagagCGAGCGGACATTGGGAGCCTAATGGCCCGGCCGGAGTATAGAGAGTGGAACCCAGAGCTCATCAAGCCCAAGAAGCTGCTGAACCCTGTGAAGGCCTCCCGGAGTCACCAGGAGCTCCACAGAGAGCTACTCATGAACCATAGAAG GGGCCTGGGCGTGGACAGCAAGCCGGAGCTGCAGCGTGTCCTGGAGCACCGCAGGCGGAACCAGCTCatcaagaagaagaaggaagagctAGAAGCCAAGAGGCTGCAGTGCCCCTTTGAGCAGGAGCTGCTGAGACGGCAGCAGAGGCTGAACCAG CTGGAAAATCCACCAGAAAAGGAAGAGGACCATGCCCCCGAATTTATCAAAGTTAGGGAAAACCTGCGGAGAATCACCACGATAACCAGTGAAGAGAGAGCCCTGTAG